The Pyrus communis chromosome 2, drPyrComm1.1, whole genome shotgun sequence genome includes a window with the following:
- the LOC137725079 gene encoding uncharacterized protein — protein sequence MANLTKLDYAALDITEKNYLTRVLDSKIHLETGNLRDTISEDNSSSSQDRAKAMIFIRRHLDEALKREYLTVEDLLTLWKALRNRYNHQTAVILPRARYKWTHLRIQDFKSVAEYNYALFRITSQIKLCGDTITKEDMLKKTFSTFHASNMLLQHQSECCFPRSERHNPPVMIIINEDVATIEVPKHNSGPSFKNVNRHKGKAHMNNALRNSEEACHRCGGNGHWAHTGRTPKHLVDLYQASFKEKGVETNFLDQVRPMDIPNPVCDLSGQLNTAHLDVPDFIVEKGNEVYRSD from the exons atggcaaacttAACGAAGCTTGATTATGCTGCCCTGGACATTACTGAGAAGAATTACCTGACCAGGGTACTGGATTCCAAAATCCATCTGGAAACAGGGAATCTTAGAGATACCATCAGTGAAGATAACAGctcatcctctcaagatcgggcgaaagccatgatctttattcgtCGCCATCTTGATGAGGCACTAAAGAGGGAGtacttaacggttgaagatcTGTTAACTCTCTGGAAGGCcttgagaaacagatacaatcaccagacagcggtgattcttccaagagcTCGCTATAAGTGGACTCACCtaaggatccaggatttcaagtcagtggctgagtacaattatgcgttgttcagaattacctctcaAATAAAGCTCTGTGGGGATACCATTACTAAGGAAGATATGCTGAAAAAAACTTTTAGCACATTTCATGCCTCTAACATGCTCCTCCAGCATCA aagtgaatgttgtttccctcgaagtgaacgcCACAATCCTCCGGTGatgataatcataaacgaggacgtGGCCACAATTGAG GTTCCGAAGCATAATTCAGGCCCGAGctttaaaaatgtgaatcgccacaaaggcaaagctcatatgaacaatgctcTCAGGAACTCTGAAGAAGCgtgccataggtgtggtggcaatgggcattgGGCGCATACTggtcgtaccccaaaacatctggtggatctgtatcaagcctcctttaaggagaagggtgtcgagaccaattttctcgaccaggttagaccaatggatatacctaaTCCAGTGTGCGACTTGTCAGGACAGTTGAACACAGCCCATTTAGATGTTCCAGACTTTATTGTGGAAAAGGGAAATGAAGTATACCGGTCCGATTGA